A region of Deltaproteobacteria bacterium DNA encodes the following proteins:
- a CDS encoding rhodanese-like domain-containing protein, with amino-acid sequence MKKVSYTLFAASLILLLIYPRYTKADESEGAGQKDARAIKEVNATGAHMLIEKNRDNPDFIILDVRTAEEYSDGHIENSLNLDYKSDSFKDEVGKLDKSKTYLVHCRSGRRSEAASKIMEETGFLNIYELDGGIKGWEETGFPVTK; translated from the coding sequence ATGAAAAAAGTTTCTTACACACTATTCGCTGCGTCCTTAATTTTACTTCTCATTTACCCGCGATATACAAAGGCCGATGAGTCGGAGGGAGCCGGGCAAAAAGACGCCCGGGCTATAAAGGAAGTCAACGCCACGGGCGCCCACATGCTAATAGAGAAAAACAGGGACAACCCGGACTTTATAATACTGGATGTGAGGACTGCTGAAGAGTACTCCGACGGGCACATAGAAAACTCCTTAAACCTGGACTACAAATCCGACTCATTTAAGGACGAAGTAGGCAAGCTCGACAAGTCGAAGACCTATCTCGTTCACTGCCGTTCGGGAAGGAGGAGCGAAGCCGCCTCCAAAATTATGGAGGAAACGGGGTTTTTGAATATTTATGAACTGGACGGAGGCATTAAGGGTTGGGAGGAGACCGGCTTTCCGGTCACTAAATAG